A region from the Cannabis sativa cultivar Pink pepper isolate KNU-18-1 chromosome 9, ASM2916894v1, whole genome shotgun sequence genome encodes:
- the LOC133031083 gene encoding cytochrome P450 71AU50-like, with amino-acid sequence MSNWLWIVLTLVLFLVGYVLSNKTKEKEKNLPPGPKGYPLLGSLNLLGKNPHRDLQRLSQKYGPIMHMQLGLIPTIVVSSPKTAELFLKTHDLVFASRPPHLAAKHMAWEQTNLSFSLYGSYWRNMRKMCTIELLSSLKISTFRAMRREEIGHFIEFTKNATTNRVAVDLSAKITACNTNMSCRTVFGKKYSDEEFDPKGFNEIIKELMYLGATPNLGDYIPFLAPLDLQGLTKRMKVVQNVFDEFFEGIIDEHIQSKAKDDHEAKDFVDVMLRIMGSDESEYRIERSNIKAIILDMLLGSMDTSSTAIEWTISELIKHPTTMKKLQKELETTVGMERMVEESNLENLPYLDMVIKESMRLHPVAPLLLPHAPIEDCTVNGFHIPQNSRVIINTWTIGRDTEYWNEPEKFFPERFLGSDIDFKGRDFGFLPFGSGRRGCPGMQLGLIVVRLMVAQLVHCFDWELPDNMVASELDMSEVFGITTARTKHLVAIPSYRLKK; translated from the exons ATGTCTAATTGGCTATGGATAGTACTAACATTAGTACTATTTCTAGTTGGTTATGTTCTAAGTAATAAAACCAAGGAAAAGGAGAAGAATCTCCCACCTGGTCCAAAAGGGTATCCTCTACTTGGAAGTTTGAACCTATTAGGCAAAAACCCTCATCGCGATTTGCAAAGGTTGTCCCAAAAATATGGCCCGATTATGCATATGCAGCTCGGCCTAATTCCCACTATTGTTGTGTCGTCTCCTAAGACTGCCGAGCTTTTTCTCAAGACCCATGATCTTGTTTTCGCTAGTAGACCACCTCACTTGGCTGCGAAGCACATGGCTTGGGAGCAAACGAACTTGTCATTTTCTCTATATGGTTCTTATTGGCGCAACATGAGAAAAATGTGCACAATTGAGCTTCTAAGTAGTCTCAAGATAAGCACTTTTAGAGCGATGAGAAGAGAAGAGATTGGTCATTTTATTGAGTTCACAAAGAATGCTACTACTAATCGTGTGGCAGTTGATTTGAGCGCCAAGATTACAGCATGTAATACCAATATGAGTTGTCGGACGGTGTTTGGGAAGAAGTACTCTGATGAAGAGTTCGATCCTAAGGgttttaatgaaattatcaaAGAGTTGATGTACTTGGGTGCCACTCCTAACTTGGGAGATTACATTCCTTTCCTTGCTCCACTTGACTTGCAAGGCTTGACAAAGCGAATGAAGGTTGTTCAGAATGTGTTTGATGAATTCTTTGAGGGGATCATTGATGAGCATATTCAATCCAAGGCTAAAGATGATCATGAAGCCAAAGATTTCGTCGATGTCATGTTGAGAATTATGGGATCTGATGAGTCTGAGTATCGCATTGAACGATCAAATATCAAAGCTATAATTTTG GACATGCTTTTAGGCTCAATGGATACATCATCAACAGCAATAGAATGGACAATATCAGAACTCATCAAGCACCCAACAACAATGAAAAAACTCCAAAAAGAACTCGAAACCACGGTGGGAATGGAAAGAATGGTCGAAGAATCAAACCTAGAAAACTTACCCTACTTAGACATGGTGATAAAGGAATCCATGAGGCTTCATCCAGTGGCACCATTGTTACTTCCTCATGCACCCATCGAAGACTGCACGGTGAACGGCTTCCACATACCCCAAAACTCGCGTGTGATCATAAACACATGGACAATTGGGAGAGACACCGAGTATTGGAATGAGCCAGAAAAGTTTTTCCCAGAAAGGTTTTTGGGAAGTGACATAGATTTCAAAGGTAGAGACTTTGGGTTCCTTCCATTTGGGTCTGGAAGAAGAGGGTGCCCGGGAATGCAGCTTGGTCTAATTGTGGTGAGGTTGATGGTGGCTCAGCTTGTTCATTGCTTTGATTGGGAACTACCTGATAATATGGTAGCTTCGGAGTTGGATATGAGTGAAGTGTTTGGTATCACTACTGCTAGGACTAAACATCTTGTGGCTATTCCTAGTTATCGCCTTAAGAAATAA
- the LOC115721920 gene encoding cytochrome P450 71AU50 gives MALWLWKVLALVFFLVGYVLRKKTKEKKKNLPPGPKGYPLFGSLNLLGKNPHRDLERLSQKYGPIMHMQLGLIPTIVVSSSKAAELFLKTHDLVFASRPPHLAAKHMSWEQRNLSFAQYGSYWRDMRKMCTLELLSSLKISTFRAMRREEISHFIDSMKNATMAVDLSAKITTCNTDMSCRMVFGKKYSDDEFDPKGFKEIIKELMHLGAAPNLGDYIPFLAPLDLQGLTKRMKAVQKVFDEFFEGIIDEHIQSKAKDDHEDKDFVDVMLRIMGSEQSEYRIERPNIKAIILDMLIGSMDTSSTAIEWAISELIKHPTTMKKLQEEIKTMVGMERLVEESDLEKLPYLDMVIKESMRLHPVAPLLLPHAAAEDSVVNGFYIPQNSRVLINFWTIGRDPECWIEPEKFFPERFSGSDIDLKGRDFEFIPFGSGRRGCPGMQLGLLVVRLMVAQLVHCFDWELPDGMVASELDMSEEFGLTTTRVQHLVAIPSYRLKK, from the exons ATGGCTCTTTGGCTATGGAAAGTACTAGCTTTAGTATTCTTTCTAGTTGGTTATGttctaagaaaaaaaaccaAGGAGAAAAAGAAGAATCTCCCTCCTGGTCCAAAAGGGTATCCTCTATTTGGAAGCTTGAACCTATTAGGCAAGAACCCTCATCGCGATTTGGAGAGGTTGTCCCAAAAATATGGCCCAATTATGCATATGCAGCTCGGTCTTATTCCCACTATTGTTGTGTCCTCCTCTAAGGCTGCCGAGCTTTTTCTCAAGACCCATGATCTTGTTTTCGCCAGTAGACCGCCTCACTTGGCTGCGAAGCACATGAGTTGGGAGCAAAGGAACTTGTCATTTGCTCAATATGGCTCTTATTGGCGCGACATGAGAAAAATGTGCACCCTTGAGCTTCTAAGTAGTCTCAAGATAAGCACTTTCAGAGCTATGAGAAGAGAAGAGATCAGCCATTTTATTGACTCCATGAAAAATGCTACGATGGCAGTCGATTTGAGCGCCAAGATTACAACATGTAATACCGATATGAGTTGTCGGATGGTGTTTGGGAAGAAGTACTCTGATGACGAGTTTGATCCTAAGGGTTTCAAGGAAATTATCAAAGAGTTGATGCACTTGGGTGCCGCTCCTAACTTGGGAGATTACATTCCTTTCCTTGCTCCACTTGACTTGCAAGGCTTGACAAAGCGAATGAAGGCTGTTCAGAAAGTGTTTGATGAGTTCTTTGAGGGGATCATTGATGAGCATATTCAATCCAAGGCTAAAGACGATCATGAAGACAAAGATTTTGTCGATGTCATGTTGAGAATTATGGGATCTGAACAGTCTGAGTATCGCATTGAACGACCAAATATCAAAGCTATAATTCTG GACATGCTTATAGGCTCAATGGATACATCATCAACAGCAATAGAATGGGCAATATCAGAACTCATCAAGCACCCAACAACAATGAAAAAACTCCAAGAAGAAATCAAAACCATGGTGGGCATGGAAAGACTGGTGGAAGAATCTGACTTAGAAAAGTTGCCTTACTTAGACATGGTGATAAAGGAATCAATGAGGCTTCATCCAGTGGCACCATTGTTACTTCCTCATGCAGCCGCCGAAGACAGCGTGGTAAATGGCTTCTACATACCACAAAACTCACGTGTGCTCATAAACTTTTGGACGATTGGGAGAGACCCCGAGTGTTGGATTGAGCCAGAAAAGTTTTTCCCAGAAAGGTTTTCGGGAAGTGATATAGATTTAAAAGGGAGAGACTTCGAGTTCATTCCATTTGGGTCTGGAAGAAGAGGGTGCCCGGGAATGCAGCTTGGTCTGCTTGTGGTCAGGTTGATGGTGGCTCAACTTGTTCACTGCTTTGATTGGGAACTACCTGATGGAATGGTAGCTTCGGAGTTGGATATGAGTGAAGAGTTTGGTTTGACTACTACTAGAGTTCAACATCTAGTAGCCATTCCTAGCTATCGCCTTAAGAAATAA